In Lemur catta isolate mLemCat1 chromosome 1, mLemCat1.pri, whole genome shotgun sequence, one DNA window encodes the following:
- the MATK gene encoding megakaryocyte-associated tyrosine-protein kinase isoform X1, which produces MAGRGSVVSSLACQGCNSAKELPRVPRVNPHFLRAWHHSPISARMPTRRWAPGTQCITKCEHTRPKPGELAFRKGDVVTILEACENKSWYRAKHHASGQEGLLAAGALREREALSADPKLSLMPWFHGKISGQEAVQQLQPPEDGLFLVRESARHPGDYVLCVSFGRDVIHYRVLHRDGHLTIDEAVCFCNLMDMVEHYSKDKGAICTRLVKPKRKQGTRSAEEELAKAGWLLNLQHLTLGAQIGEGEFGAVLQGEYLGQKVAVKNIKCDVTAQAFLDETAVMTKMQHRNLVRLLGVILHQGLYIVMEHVSKGNLVNFLRTRGRALVNTAQLLQFSLHVAEGMEYLESKKLVHRDLAARNILVSEDLVAKVSDFGLAKAERKGLDSSRLPVKWTAPEALKHGKFTSKSDVWSFGVLLWEVFSYGRAPYPKMSLKEVSEAVEKGYRMEPPEGCPGPVHALMGSCWEAEPARRPPFRKLAEKLARELRSAGTSAPVGGQEADGSTSPRSQEP; this is translated from the exons ATGGCGGGGAGAGGCTCCGTGGTGTCCTCCCTGGCATGTCAGGGCTGTAACTCTGCTAAGGAACTTCCCCGGGTTCCCCGG GTGAACCCTCACTTCCTCCGAGCCTGGCACCACTCGCCCATCTCTGCCAGGATGCCAACG aGGCGCTGGGCCCCGGGCACCCAGTGCATCACCAAGTGTGAGCACACCCGCCCCAAGCCGGGGGAGCTGGCCTTCCGCAAGGGCGACGTGGTCACCATCCTAGAGGCCTGCGAG AACAAGAGCTGGTACCGCGCCAAGCACCATGCcagtgggcaggaggggctgctggCGGCCGGCGCGCTGCGGGAGCGCGAGGCCCTCTCGGCCGACCCCAAGCTCAGCCTCATGCC GTGGTTCCACGGCAAGATCTCGGGCCAGGAGGCCGTGCAGCAGCTGCAGCCGCCCGAGGACGGGCTGTTCCTGGTACGCGAGTCCGCGAGACACCCGGGCGACTACGTGCTGTGCGTGAGCTTCGGCCGTGATGTCATCCACTACCGCGTGCTGCACCGTGACGGCCACCTCACCATCGATGAGGCCGTCTGCTTCTGCAACCTCATGGACATGGTGGAG CATTACAGTAAGGACAAGGGGGCCATCTGCACGAGGCTCGTGAAACCCAAGAGGAAACAGGGCACCCGGTCAGCGGAGGAGGAGCTGGCCAAGG CTGGCTGGTTACTGAACCTGCAGCATTTGACGCTGGGAGCTCAGATCGGAGAGGGCGAGTTTGGCG CCGTCCTGCAGGGCGAGTACCTGGGGCAGAAGGTGGCCGTGAAGAACATCAAGTGCGACGTGACAGCCCAGGCCTTCCTGGATGAGACTGCCGTCATGAC GAAGATGCAGCACAGGAACCTCGTGCGCCTACTGGGCGTGATCCTGCACCAGGGGCTGTACATCGTCATGGAGCACGTCAGCAAG GGCAACCTGGTCAACTTCCTACGCACCCGGGGCCGGGCCCTTGTGAACACTGCCCAGCTCCTGCAGTTTTCTCT gCACGTGGCGGAGGGCATGGAGTACCTAGAAAGCAAGAAGCTGGTGCACCGGGACCTGGCCGCCCGCAACATCCTGGTTTCTGAAGACCTGGTGGCCAAGGTCAGCGACTTCGGCCTGGCGAAGGCTGAGCGGAAGGGGCTGGACTCGAGCCGGCTGCCGGTCAAGTGGACGGCGCCCGAGGCTCTCAAACACGGA AAGTTCACCAGCAAGTCGGATGTCTGGAGTTTTGGGGTGCTGCTCTGGGAGGTCTTCTCCTATGGACGGGCTCCATACCCCAAGATG TCGCTGAAGGAGGTGTCCGAGGCCGTGGAGAAGGGGTACCGCATGGAGCCCCCCGAGGGCTGTCCGGGCCCCGTCCACGCCCTCATGGGCAGCTGCTGGGAGGCGGAGCCCGCCCGCCGGCCGCCCTTCCGCAAACTGGCCGAGAAGCTGGCCCGGGAGCTGCGCAGCGCGGGCACCTCGGCCCCCGTCGGGGGGCAGGAGGCCGACGGCTCCACCTCGCCCCGAAGCCAGGAGCCCTGA
- the MATK gene encoding megakaryocyte-associated tyrosine-protein kinase isoform X2 yields the protein MPTRRWAPGTQCITKCEHTRPKPGELAFRKGDVVTILEACENKSWYRAKHHASGQEGLLAAGALREREALSADPKLSLMPWFHGKISGQEAVQQLQPPEDGLFLVRESARHPGDYVLCVSFGRDVIHYRVLHRDGHLTIDEAVCFCNLMDMVEHYSKDKGAICTRLVKPKRKQGTRSAEEELAKAGWLLNLQHLTLGAQIGEGEFGAVLQGEYLGQKVAVKNIKCDVTAQAFLDETAVMTKMQHRNLVRLLGVILHQGLYIVMEHVSKGNLVNFLRTRGRALVNTAQLLQFSLHVAEGMEYLESKKLVHRDLAARNILVSEDLVAKVSDFGLAKAERKGLDSSRLPVKWTAPEALKHGKFTSKSDVWSFGVLLWEVFSYGRAPYPKMSLKEVSEAVEKGYRMEPPEGCPGPVHALMGSCWEAEPARRPPFRKLAEKLARELRSAGTSAPVGGQEADGSTSPRSQEP from the exons ATGCCAACG aGGCGCTGGGCCCCGGGCACCCAGTGCATCACCAAGTGTGAGCACACCCGCCCCAAGCCGGGGGAGCTGGCCTTCCGCAAGGGCGACGTGGTCACCATCCTAGAGGCCTGCGAG AACAAGAGCTGGTACCGCGCCAAGCACCATGCcagtgggcaggaggggctgctggCGGCCGGCGCGCTGCGGGAGCGCGAGGCCCTCTCGGCCGACCCCAAGCTCAGCCTCATGCC GTGGTTCCACGGCAAGATCTCGGGCCAGGAGGCCGTGCAGCAGCTGCAGCCGCCCGAGGACGGGCTGTTCCTGGTACGCGAGTCCGCGAGACACCCGGGCGACTACGTGCTGTGCGTGAGCTTCGGCCGTGATGTCATCCACTACCGCGTGCTGCACCGTGACGGCCACCTCACCATCGATGAGGCCGTCTGCTTCTGCAACCTCATGGACATGGTGGAG CATTACAGTAAGGACAAGGGGGCCATCTGCACGAGGCTCGTGAAACCCAAGAGGAAACAGGGCACCCGGTCAGCGGAGGAGGAGCTGGCCAAGG CTGGCTGGTTACTGAACCTGCAGCATTTGACGCTGGGAGCTCAGATCGGAGAGGGCGAGTTTGGCG CCGTCCTGCAGGGCGAGTACCTGGGGCAGAAGGTGGCCGTGAAGAACATCAAGTGCGACGTGACAGCCCAGGCCTTCCTGGATGAGACTGCCGTCATGAC GAAGATGCAGCACAGGAACCTCGTGCGCCTACTGGGCGTGATCCTGCACCAGGGGCTGTACATCGTCATGGAGCACGTCAGCAAG GGCAACCTGGTCAACTTCCTACGCACCCGGGGCCGGGCCCTTGTGAACACTGCCCAGCTCCTGCAGTTTTCTCT gCACGTGGCGGAGGGCATGGAGTACCTAGAAAGCAAGAAGCTGGTGCACCGGGACCTGGCCGCCCGCAACATCCTGGTTTCTGAAGACCTGGTGGCCAAGGTCAGCGACTTCGGCCTGGCGAAGGCTGAGCGGAAGGGGCTGGACTCGAGCCGGCTGCCGGTCAAGTGGACGGCGCCCGAGGCTCTCAAACACGGA AAGTTCACCAGCAAGTCGGATGTCTGGAGTTTTGGGGTGCTGCTCTGGGAGGTCTTCTCCTATGGACGGGCTCCATACCCCAAGATG TCGCTGAAGGAGGTGTCCGAGGCCGTGGAGAAGGGGTACCGCATGGAGCCCCCCGAGGGCTGTCCGGGCCCCGTCCACGCCCTCATGGGCAGCTGCTGGGAGGCGGAGCCCGCCCGCCGGCCGCCCTTCCGCAAACTGGCCGAGAAGCTGGCCCGGGAGCTGCGCAGCGCGGGCACCTCGGCCCCCGTCGGGGGGCAGGAGGCCGACGGCTCCACCTCGCCCCGAAGCCAGGAGCCCTGA